Proteins from a genomic interval of Fusarium oxysporum Fo47 chromosome I, complete sequence:
- a CDS encoding uncharacterized protein (expressed protein) — MFSGSALLDVFRSPQVSGANVCELDSADCSSHRDQTISSNPAAMSRQNTDPFRATANRQCVAALRARSPKVGNFVGLHSSSYCLRHMMDINATLFPFPFNVIPCHCRASTLYLQALYGYNVDTSVDKHPFACLEVDQHQQVDDLPPSPRYLNWSHACAMQMPAASHKFHPRILIIRRSSFFHCHILKRVAPSATSRVVTVILRSAPCLGLFQCQTHCNPGAVHLKGHVRALFQTQNGVNMLQSPRLSVISNA; from the coding sequence ATGTTCTCAGGTTCTGCTCTGCTTGATGTTTTCCGCTCCCCACAAGTGTCAGGGGCAAATGTCTGTGAGCTCGACTCGGCCGATTGCTCATCTCATCGGGATCAAACGATCAGCAGCAACCCAGCTGCCATGTCACGCCAAAACACAGATCCATTTAGGGCGACAGCGAACAGACAGTGCGTTGCCGCGCTAAGAGCGAGGTCGCCCAAGGTTGGAAATTTTGTAGGCCTTCACTCCTCTTCGTATTGTTTGAGGCATATGATGGATATTAACGCAACCCTGTTTCCTTTCCCCTTCAATGTGATACCATGCCACTGCAGGGCAAGTACACTCTATTTGCAAGCATTATATGGATATAATGTCGATACAAGTGTTGACAAGCACCCATTCGCTTGCTTGGAAGTTgatcagcaccagcaggTTGATGATTTACCGCCGTCGCCGCGGTATTTGAACTGGTCCCACGCCTGCGCCATGCAGATGCCGGCGGCATCACATAAATTTCATCCAAGGATCTTGATCATCCGTCGCTCCTCTTTTTTTCATTGTCATATCCTAAAGAGGGTCGCTCCATCGGCAACGAGTCGGGTGGTGACAGTTATCCTGCGGTCCGCTCCGTGCCTCGGTTTGTTCCAGTGTCAAACACACTGCAATCCTGGTGCCGTTCACCTCAAGGGACATGTTCGTGCGTTATTCCAGACCCAAAATGGTGTAAATATGCTCCAAAGTCCGCGGCTTAGCGTAATATCAAACGCTTGA